A stretch of Candidatus Nanogingivalaceae bacterium DNA encodes these proteins:
- a CDS encoding mechanosensitive ion channel family protein — MDIFKSIEKFIASVLAYDWFEPFAIVMLAILASFLSRKIINFAFGIRKKAKKIKRSEERLKRNETISKIAKTAVDIVIWMTAAMNFLSSIGVNVASLMTGAGLIGVVVGLGAQTTTRDILAGFFIVGENQYRVGDTIEIMVGGRLISGKVENISLRITQVRDADGKVHTIRNGASEAVTNLSFKYANVNLLFGVSYDTDIDTLEKVINGVGRKMLENPELKKNIIEPIEFVRVNKFLDSSMEIKCLGRVKAGKQWDVAGIFRREIKKAFDENDIVLPYPQMVIHDINRITAKDKTNKNHTPNRHNKNNAKKTGKEIKPF; from the coding sequence ATGGATATTTTTAAGAGTATTGAAAAATTTATAGCTAGCGTATTGGCTTATGACTGGTTTGAGCCATTTGCAATTGTAATGTTAGCAATTTTAGCTAGCTTCCTTTCAAGGAAGATTATTAATTTTGCATTTGGAATTCGAAAAAAAGCTAAAAAAATTAAACGTTCCGAAGAACGACTGAAACGTAATGAAACGATTTCAAAGATTGCTAAAACAGCTGTAGATATTGTTATATGGATGACGGCTGCAATGAACTTTCTTTCTTCTATCGGAGTTAATGTGGCTTCACTTATGACTGGAGCTGGATTGATTGGTGTTGTAGTTGGTCTTGGCGCTCAAACAACCACGCGTGATATTCTTGCGGGATTCTTTATTGTTGGTGAAAATCAATACCGAGTTGGTGATACGATTGAGATTATGGTCGGCGGACGCTTAATTTCTGGTAAGGTTGAAAATATCTCTCTGCGAATTACGCAGGTTCGCGATGCTGATGGTAAGGTTCATACAATTCGAAATGGTGCAAGCGAAGCCGTAACAAACCTCTCGTTTAAATATGCGAATGTTAATCTATTGTTCGGAGTTTCTTATGATACAGATATTGACACTCTCGAAAAAGTTATTAACGGTGTTGGTAGAAAAATGCTAGAAAATCCTGAGCTTAAAAAGAATATTATTGAGCCGATTGAGTTTGTGCGTGTTAATAAATTCTTGGATTCTTCTATGGAGATAAAATGTTTAGGGCGAGTTAAGGCCGGTAAGCAGTGGGATGTTGCAGGAATTTTTCGACGTGAAATTAAAAAAGCATTTGATGAGAATGACATTGTTCTTCCATATCCACAAATGGTTATTCACGATATAAACCGCATTACGGCAAAAGACAAGACTAATAAAAATCACACACCAAATCGACATAATAAAAATAATGCAAAAAAAACCGGAAAAGAAATAAAACCCTTCTAG
- the argF gene encoding ornithine carbamoyltransferase — translation MALNLRSRNFLTLLDFKPEEIRLMLDTAHEYKRLKRAGIPHKIHEGKQVALLFEKTSTRTRTAFTVAARDLGIHPEFLGKDDIQMGKKESVKDTAIVLGRSFDGIEFRGFAHSTVEELAKYAGVPVWNGLTDLYHPTQILADFMTMEEHLGYLKGAKLVFVGDGRNNMANSLMIGAAKMGVDFRIAAPNELHPDQALVEKCREIAHETGAKITITDDLYGAAHGADFIYTDVWVSMGEEDKFEERIHQLRGFQVNTALLHATGNPNVKFMHCLPAFHDLNTKIGQEIFEKYGLKEMEVTDEVFNSNASIVFDEAENRMHTIKAVMALTL, via the coding sequence ATGGCACTAAACTTAAGGAGTCGAAACTTTTTAACGCTTTTGGATTTTAAACCAGAAGAAATTCGACTAATGCTTGATACAGCGCACGAATACAAACGTCTAAAACGTGCTGGAATTCCACACAAAATTCATGAAGGCAAGCAAGTTGCATTGCTTTTCGAAAAAACTTCAACCCGAACTCGAACTGCTTTTACTGTAGCGGCTCGTGATTTAGGAATCCACCCAGAATTTTTAGGTAAAGATGATATTCAAATGGGTAAAAAAGAGTCAGTTAAAGATACGGCAATTGTGCTTGGGCGATCATTTGACGGAATCGAATTTCGTGGATTTGCTCATTCAACCGTTGAAGAACTTGCGAAATATGCTGGTGTTCCAGTTTGGAATGGATTGACTGATTTATATCACCCAACTCAAATTTTGGCAGACTTTATGACTATGGAAGAACATCTTGGTTATTTGAAAGGTGCTAAATTGGTTTTTGTTGGTGATGGCCGAAATAACATGGCGAATAGTTTAATGATCGGGGCTGCAAAAATGGGCGTTGATTTTCGAATTGCTGCGCCAAATGAACTTCATCCAGACCAAGCTTTGGTTGAAAAGTGTCGTGAAATCGCACATGAAACTGGGGCGAAAATCACAATTACAGATGACCTATATGGTGCCGCTCATGGTGCAGATTTCATCTATACTGACGTGTGGGTTTCAATGGGTGAAGAAGATAAATTTGAAGAGCGAATTCATCAGCTTCGAGGATTCCAAGTTAATACTGCACTTCTTCATGCAACGGGCAACCCAAATGTAAAATTCATGCACTGTTTGCCAGCTTTTCATGACTTAAACACTAAAATCGGTCAGGAAATTTTCGAAAAATATGGCTTGAAAGAAATGGAAGTTACAGACGAGGTTTTCAACTCAAATGCTTCAATTGTGTTTGATGAAGCTGAAAATCGAATGCATACAATTAAAGCGGTAATGGCTTTAACTTTGTAA
- the rfbA gene encoding glucose-1-phosphate thymidylyltransferase RfbA encodes MKGIILAGGSGTRLYPITLANCKQLLPIYDKPMIYYPLSILMLAGIRDILIITTPEDNYRFQELLGNGSSFGVKITYAIQEKPNGLAEAFIIGEDFIDGDDVALVLGDNVFHGQGFTDKLKSARNKIERKKANAVIFGYQVKDPKRFGVIGFDEEMNVKSLEEKPESPESNYAATGLYFYNNSVVEIAKQVQPSPRGELEITDVNKVFLKGGHLSVELLGRGFAWLDTGTHESLLQASQYIETVQRLQNVQVANLEEIAFRKGWISKEEVEKLAQPLCKNDYGNYLLRIINS; translated from the coding sequence ATGAAAGGAATCATACTCGCAGGCGGTTCAGGAACACGCCTTTACCCAATCACTCTGGCAAACTGTAAACAGCTTTTGCCAATTTATGACAAGCCAATGATTTACTACCCACTTTCAATCTTAATGTTGGCGGGGATTCGTGATATTTTAATAATCACAACACCAGAAGATAATTATCGTTTTCAAGAATTGCTTGGCAACGGTTCAAGCTTCGGTGTAAAAATTACCTATGCTATTCAAGAAAAGCCGAATGGCTTGGCAGAAGCATTTATCATTGGTGAAGACTTTATTGATGGTGACGACGTTGCTCTAGTTCTTGGGGATAACGTTTTTCACGGTCAAGGTTTTACAGATAAGCTCAAGAGCGCTCGTAATAAAATTGAGCGTAAAAAAGCTAATGCTGTAATCTTTGGTTATCAGGTTAAAGATCCGAAGCGCTTTGGCGTTATTGGTTTCGATGAAGAGATGAATGTCAAATCTCTTGAGGAAAAACCAGAATCTCCAGAGTCAAATTACGCTGCAACAGGTTTGTATTTCTATAATAATTCTGTTGTAGAAATTGCCAAGCAGGTTCAACCTAGCCCACGCGGAGAGCTTGAAATTACAGATGTAAATAAAGTTTTTTTGAAAGGTGGACATCTTTCTGTCGAACTCCTTGGTCGTGGATTTGCATGGCTTGATACGGGAACACATGAGAGTCTTTTGCAAGCTTCACAGTATATCGAAACTGTTCAACGCTTGCAAAATGTTCAGGTTGCTAATCTGGAAGAAATCGCATTCCGAAAAGGTTGGATTTCGAAGGAAGAAGTTGAAAAACTCGCACAGCCACTTTGTAAAAATGATTATGGGAATTATCTTCTTCGAATCATTAACTCTTAG
- a CDS encoding sugar transferase, producing MKRDKLTIVRIIMLASDTLAVVSSFMLAYFARTHLDTRAYYFAPNIWNFVFLAVSLLPLWLAINYFFGLYERSVFFYRPKEYGRALIVSVISIMAMISYEFFTGDEVFPVRIIAIFFVPINFLMMILGREIVRFIRRALIRSGFGRQKVLIIGSNSRSTDLAQFFHDNIDFGYDTIGMVSKSAFLPLNTGVRHFSSFKEAVLKTDPDILIQTDALRSEDIYNYAIENHLEYMFVPQQDRLLSQINTIEVVGGLPVIDVKVTKLFGMGRIWKRLMDLTLGWIGLILASPIMLTVAIIMKITAPKDSIFFKQVRLTRFNREFYIYKFRSQKAEFDGLTPEQAFEKMGRPELSKKYRENGDQLDDDPRVTKIGKFIRATSIDELPQLFNVIRGDISLVGPRALIPQEINKSNRKNVILAVKAGVTGLAQVSGRRDISFEERRRLDVYYVQNWSIIFDIQILFKTVASVIFRKGAK from the coding sequence ATGAAACGAGACAAACTTACGATTGTTCGCATAATTATGTTAGCCTCTGATACCCTAGCGGTTGTAAGCTCATTTATGCTAGCATATTTTGCACGAACCCATCTTGATACACGAGCATATTATTTTGCGCCAAATATTTGGAATTTTGTTTTTCTAGCGGTTTCGCTTTTGCCACTTTGGTTAGCGATTAACTATTTTTTTGGACTTTATGAACGCTCGGTATTTTTTTATCGACCAAAGGAGTATGGAAGAGCGCTAATCGTTTCAGTTATCAGTATTATGGCGATGATTTCTTATGAATTCTTTACTGGTGATGAGGTTTTTCCAGTTCGGATAATCGCGATTTTCTTTGTGCCGATTAACTTTTTAATGATGATTCTTGGTCGCGAAATTGTGCGTTTTATTCGGCGAGCTTTGATTAGGAGCGGTTTCGGTAGGCAAAAAGTTTTAATCATCGGTTCAAATTCACGTTCAACAGATTTAGCGCAATTCTTTCATGATAATATTGATTTTGGATATGATACGATTGGAATGGTTTCGAAAAGTGCGTTTTTACCTTTGAATACTGGCGTTCGGCACTTCTCGAGTTTTAAAGAGGCGGTTTTAAAAACCGATCCAGATATCCTAATTCAAACAGATGCTCTCAGGAGTGAGGATATTTATAATTATGCAATTGAAAATCACCTAGAGTATATGTTTGTGCCACAACAAGATCGGTTGTTGTCGCAAATTAATACAATTGAGGTTGTTGGTGGATTGCCGGTAATCGATGTTAAAGTTACGAAGCTTTTTGGTATGGGTCGAATCTGGAAACGCTTGATGGATTTAACTTTAGGCTGGATTGGTTTAATCTTGGCCAGTCCAATTATGCTGACGGTAGCTATTATTATGAAGATTACTGCACCAAAGGATTCAATCTTTTTTAAACAAGTTCGTTTAACGCGCTTTAATCGGGAGTTTTATATATATAAATTCCGCTCACAAAAGGCTGAATTTGATGGCCTAACTCCTGAACAAGCTTTCGAAAAAATGGGTAGACCTGAACTTTCGAAAAAATATCGCGAAAACGGTGACCAGTTAGATGATGATCCGCGGGTTACAAAAATTGGTAAATTTATTCGGGCAACTTCGATAGATGAACTCCCTCAACTTTTCAATGTTATTCGAGGAGATATTTCTTTGGTTGGACCGCGCGCGTTAATTCCTCAAGAAATTAATAAATCAAATCGTAAAAATGTTATTCTGGCTGTTAAAGCTGGAGTAACAGGTTTAGCGCAGGTTTCTGGTCGGCGTGATATTTCTTTTGAAGAACGTCGTCGCTTGGATGTATACTATGTGCAGAACTGGTCAATTATTTTCGATATTCAAATTTTATTTAAAACTGTTGCGAGTGTGATTTTTCGAAAAGGGGCAAAATAA
- a CDS encoding glycosyltransferase family 2 protein encodes MRNNKTAIVILNFNGWRDTQKCLAALSKQTVQDFEIYLIDNGSKDESVKELSKIEMPNLHFHKEKKNTGFTGGVNIGIKWAIKNNFENVVLLNNDANAEPEWLENLLKPLEKSPEIGAVTSLMLDKTGKFIDDAGDVYSTWGIPMLRNEGEPKKNAPKSGLVFGGTGGATLYRTKVFKTIGFFDEDFFAYNEDVDIDWRMQLAGFKVWYERTAVVWHKHSATSSKIPGFTINQVFKNLPQVFWKNVPFPMILPMFFKFYAVYWAFVIYRIPKGGVKFALKGIWQGTLLIPKSLKKRREIQGRKVVSNEYLKSILYHGLPLKQVNRIKKFLKLKR; translated from the coding sequence ATGCGAAATAATAAGACTGCAATTGTAATTTTGAATTTTAATGGTTGGCGAGATACGCAAAAATGTCTTGCAGCTCTTTCGAAACAAACTGTTCAAGATTTCGAGATTTATTTAATCGATAATGGTTCAAAAGACGAATCTGTTAAAGAGCTTTCGAAGATTGAAATGCCAAATCTTCATTTTCATAAAGAGAAGAAGAATACTGGTTTTACTGGTGGCGTAAATATTGGAATTAAATGGGCAATTAAGAATAATTTCGAAAATGTGGTTTTACTCAATAATGACGCAAACGCTGAGCCTGAATGGCTTGAAAATCTATTAAAACCGCTTGAAAAATCTCCTGAAATTGGTGCGGTAACTAGTTTAATGCTAGACAAAACTGGTAAATTTATTGATGATGCGGGCGACGTTTATTCAACTTGGGGAATCCCGATGCTTCGCAATGAAGGTGAACCAAAGAAAAACGCACCTAAAAGTGGATTAGTTTTTGGTGGAACTGGTGGAGCAACACTTTACCGAACGAAAGTTTTTAAAACGATTGGTTTTTTTGACGAAGACTTCTTTGCTTATAATGAGGATGTCGATATTGATTGGCGAATGCAGCTTGCCGGTTTTAAAGTTTGGTATGAGCGAACCGCAGTTGTTTGGCATAAACATTCAGCGACAAGTTCGAAAATTCCGGGTTTCACAATTAATCAAGTTTTTAAAAATTTGCCGCAAGTTTTCTGGAAGAACGTGCCATTTCCAATGATCTTGCCAATGTTTTTTAAGTTCTATGCAGTTTATTGGGCTTTCGTGATTTATCGCATACCGAAAGGCGGGGTCAAATTTGCACTAAAAGGAATTTGGCAGGGAACTCTTTTGATTCCTAAATCGCTTAAAAAGCGGCGAGAAATTCAAGGTAGAAAAGTGGTTTCAAATGAGTATTTAAAATCGATTCTTTATCACGGACTACCATTAAAACAAGTTAATCGAATAAAGAAATTTTTAAAGCTTAAGCGCTAA
- a CDS encoding LCP family protein, with protein sequence MKKNQRSIDGFTPRRRAESLSLNNSPKETVKKPDLKVVKSQKRGSVDDFVQTKKPEKNEKDSGKDIEAALQNLEIEELQEAEHRERVASKKHQKLLRKFEKNNAKREKKGKKPLTLEQFKKRRSIKRFFAIVILLLLVIGGWLIYPTLNTLNKITNGNILGVIENKKLKADSNGRTNILIFGTSPKGWDGEELTDSIMVASVNQENKEIKTVSLPRDLWVKHTCKTWLGTTAGKLNETYGCGYHDAKNSGLSEEDAEKAGQKVLSEKVKEILGLDIQYVVHGNWKVLIDAVNAVGGIDVKVEAYDGSNRVYDVATKINYQSGKTYHMDGAAALAFSRARGSEGGVGLSGSNFDRERNQQKILKATLAKINQQKMNPITLLSIANSLGENIHHTFESSELTTVSEIAQSFNSGKMTSLPLVSESDASGNYFTTGHVGSVSAVIPKAGLFDYSEIQAYISKNTLGGDIVKESAKIKILNGTNYSGLAAQEQKKLEKEGYTIQGIDSAPTHDYEKTKVYYIKQESKPNTVKKLESKYSTKAEKLPSKLSSYGEGVDIIIILGEDNGE encoded by the coding sequence ATGAAAAAAAATCAGAGATCGATAGACGGATTTACGCCAAGGCGGAGGGCTGAATCTCTAAGTCTAAATAACAGCCCTAAAGAAACAGTTAAGAAACCAGATTTAAAAGTGGTAAAATCTCAAAAAAGAGGTTCTGTTGATGATTTTGTTCAAACTAAAAAACCTGAAAAGAATGAAAAAGATTCGGGCAAAGATATCGAAGCTGCATTGCAAAATCTAGAAATTGAAGAATTGCAAGAAGCTGAACATAGGGAGAGAGTTGCCTCAAAAAAGCATCAAAAACTACTTCGAAAGTTCGAAAAGAATAACGCTAAGCGAGAAAAGAAAGGCAAAAAGCCTTTAACCTTAGAACAGTTTAAAAAACGCCGATCAATTAAGCGATTTTTTGCTATTGTTATATTACTATTATTGGTCATTGGTGGATGGTTAATCTATCCAACACTTAATACGTTAAATAAAATTACTAATGGAAATATCCTTGGTGTTATTGAGAACAAAAAACTTAAGGCTGATTCAAATGGTCGCACCAATATTTTAATTTTTGGAACTTCACCAAAAGGTTGGGACGGGGAAGAATTGACAGACTCAATTATGGTTGCTTCTGTTAATCAAGAAAATAAAGAAATTAAAACCGTTTCATTACCAAGAGACCTTTGGGTAAAACATACATGTAAAACTTGGCTTGGAACTACTGCTGGAAAGTTGAATGAAACCTATGGATGCGGTTATCATGATGCGAAAAACAGTGGTTTGAGCGAAGAAGATGCAGAGAAAGCCGGCCAAAAAGTGTTGTCTGAAAAGGTGAAAGAAATTCTTGGGCTAGATATTCAATACGTAGTTCATGGAAACTGGAAAGTTTTGATTGATGCGGTGAATGCTGTTGGTGGAATTGATGTTAAGGTCGAAGCTTATGACGGCTCAAATAGAGTTTATGACGTTGCTACTAAAATCAATTACCAGAGTGGTAAAACTTACCATATGGATGGTGCGGCTGCTTTGGCATTTTCTCGAGCGCGTGGCTCTGAGGGTGGAGTTGGTTTGAGCGGAAGTAATTTTGACCGCGAGCGAAATCAGCAAAAAATCCTAAAAGCTACATTAGCTAAAATTAATCAGCAAAAAATGAATCCGATAACTCTGCTATCAATTGCGAATTCGCTTGGTGAAAATATTCACCATACATTCGAATCTTCAGAATTGACAACTGTTTCAGAAATTGCTCAAAGCTTCAATAGCGGCAAAATGACATCTTTGCCTCTAGTGAGTGAGTCTGATGCGTCCGGAAACTATTTTACAACAGGTCATGTAGGATCTGTTAGCGCGGTTATTCCTAAAGCTGGACTTTTTGACTATAGTGAAATTCAAGCATATATTTCAAAAAATACTTTAGGCGGTGATATAGTGAAAGAATCGGCCAAAATTAAAATTTTGAATGGTACGAATTATTCCGGACTAGCAGCTCAAGAACAAAAGAAGCTCGAAAAAGAAGGTTATACTATTCAGGGTATTGATTCTGCTCCAACGCATGATTATGAGAAAACGAAAGTTTATTATATTAAGCAAGAATCAAAACCGAATACGGTTAAAAAACTTGAATCTAAGTATTCTACAAAAGCCGAAAAACTTCCGTCTAAGTTATCTTCATATGGCGAAGGTGTGGATATAATTATTATTTTAGGCGAGGATAATGGCGAATAA
- a CDS encoding glycosyltransferase, translating into MNKNPKWLKGKKVAIVTDWLTTYGGAEKVVLTVSEIFPEAPIFTSQYSEKEVDWFSDKQVKTGWLNIFPAKMRKILPVGRVLYFRNLGKKLKDFDVVISICCAESKGLNLSKKQLHISYLQGPPIQYYWGMYDDYVNNPGFGKLSFLVRFFFKILVNPLRKNDFKLAQKPDFLIANSSYSKDEISKYYKRDASVIFPPVEVDKFKLERNKKDYYITTSRQVNWKKLDLAVEAFSKNGKKLVLVGGGAEHQKLVELAGGAKNIEFIPRISDPLELSKIVAEAKGFVFPSLEPFGIAPIEALATGTPVLAFNQGGAQDYIKDGENGVFFNEQSSTSILEAVEKFEKISFDAEKVSESAKKFSKEEFKKNFEEEIKRNFNGKF; encoded by the coding sequence ATGAATAAAAATCCAAAATGGCTTAAGGGTAAAAAAGTTGCAATTGTGACTGATTGGTTGACGACTTACGGGGGAGCTGAAAAAGTCGTATTAACTGTTTCGGAAATTTTTCCAGAAGCACCAATTTTTACTTCTCAATATTCCGAAAAAGAAGTAGATTGGTTTTCGGATAAGCAGGTTAAAACGGGCTGGTTAAATATTTTTCCTGCAAAAATGCGCAAAATTTTACCAGTTGGACGAGTTTTATATTTTCGAAATTTAGGTAAAAAGCTAAAAGATTTTGATGTTGTTATTTCAATTTGTTGTGCTGAAAGTAAGGGGCTGAACCTTTCAAAAAAACAGCTACATATTAGCTATTTACAAGGTCCACCAATTCAATATTATTGGGGAATGTATGATGATTATGTTAACAATCCCGGGTTTGGTAAATTAAGTTTTTTGGTGCGTTTTTTCTTTAAAATTTTAGTTAATCCGCTTCGAAAAAACGACTTTAAGCTTGCTCAAAAGCCAGATTTTCTAATTGCGAATTCAAGTTATTCGAAAGATGAAATTTCAAAATATTACAAACGTGATGCGAGTGTTATTTTTCCGCCAGTAGAAGTTGATAAGTTTAAACTTGAAAGAAATAAAAAAGATTATTATATTACAACTTCGCGCCAAGTGAATTGGAAGAAGTTAGATTTAGCGGTCGAAGCTTTTTCGAAGAACGGCAAAAAGTTAGTTTTAGTTGGGGGCGGTGCTGAACATCAAAAACTGGTTGAATTAGCTGGGGGCGCTAAAAACATCGAGTTTATTCCGCGAATTAGTGACCCTCTTGAACTTTCGAAAATCGTGGCTGAGGCAAAAGGTTTTGTTTTTCCAAGCTTAGAACCTTTCGGTATCGCACCGATCGAAGCATTGGCTACAGGAACGCCAGTTTTGGCTTTTAATCAAGGCGGCGCTCAAGATTATATTAAAGATGGTGAGAACGGTGTATTTTTTAACGAACAATCTTCAACATCAATTTTAGAAGCAGTTGAAAAATTCGAAAAAATAAGTTTTGATGCTGAAAAAGTTTCAGAAAGCGCAAAGAAATTTTCGAAAGAGGAATTTAAGAAGAATTTTGAAGAAGAGATAAAGAGGAATTTTAATGGAAAATTTTAA
- a CDS encoding O-antigen ligase family protein encodes MENFKKLNFAEKVLFFAPFAMWFSYYPNFHFGKSAGANLEFSIALIYVVVLALAGIKTIYQNRKKLIKNNAVLLTGFFVFWNFLTILNTQNLLRTVLVSGVWLVLWLNFLVILSLSKNRVLFQKITKNFIFSSLVMACLSIIQVIYGAWTDWGLCAGCRAQGFGFVRPSVFAIEPQFFGSMLLAPIVLLTHKIFSKKASKFEKITLWILLFSLYLTLSRGAIFAAFFAILILIFVNQPFSKRKILSNIIISISFILSSFLSGMIFHAIFTELNPRISDGFYDSISKSINQMSLGKISLPKIEKTGNHEINEPAIEGFESQHNNQKNIQYSKKALFNGYVEKSTDERTKMSDLAVETWRSNIFAMFFGVGAGGSGAAIYNSTHKIANTSEIVQNEFLSILLELGIFGFLIWSLILFSIIRLAKDKKYIWALVFAFLIQWYFFSGLPNALHIYLILAFIFAIIERAYEKKSEIDRRIYAKAEG; translated from the coding sequence ATGGAAAATTTTAAAAAGTTAAATTTTGCTGAAAAGGTTTTGTTTTTTGCGCCATTCGCAATGTGGTTTTCATATTATCCTAATTTTCATTTTGGAAAATCTGCGGGTGCGAATTTAGAGTTTTCGATTGCTTTAATTTATGTAGTTGTTTTAGCTCTGGCTGGAATTAAAACAATTTACCAAAACCGTAAAAAATTAATAAAAAATAACGCTGTTTTGCTAACTGGATTTTTTGTGTTTTGGAATTTTTTGACAATTTTAAATACGCAAAATTTACTAAGAACGGTATTAGTTTCAGGAGTTTGGTTGGTTTTATGGCTTAATTTTTTGGTAATTTTAAGTCTTTCGAAAAACAGAGTACTTTTTCAAAAGATAACTAAAAACTTTATTTTTAGTAGTTTGGTAATGGCTTGTTTGTCAATTATTCAAGTTATTTATGGTGCTTGGACAGATTGGGGGTTGTGTGCAGGATGCAGGGCTCAGGGGTTTGGGTTTGTGCGACCAAGTGTTTTTGCGATTGAGCCGCAATTTTTTGGAAGTATGCTTTTGGCGCCAATAGTTTTATTAACTCACAAGATTTTTAGCAAAAAAGCTTCGAAATTTGAAAAAATAACACTTTGGATTTTATTATTCTCGTTATATTTAACACTTTCACGTGGGGCAATTTTTGCGGCATTTTTTGCAATTTTAATTCTTATTTTTGTTAATCAGCCATTTTCGAAAAGAAAAATACTTTCGAATATAATAATTTCAATAAGTTTTATACTTTCGAGTTTTTTAAGTGGAATGATTTTTCATGCAATTTTTACAGAATTGAATCCGCGAATTAGTGATGGTTTTTATGATTCGATTTCGAAAAGTATAAACCAGATGAGTTTAGGTAAAATTAGTTTGCCGAAAATTGAAAAAACGGGGAATCATGAAATCAATGAGCCAGCAATTGAAGGTTTCGAAAGTCAGCATAATAATCAAAAAAATATCCAGTATTCAAAAAAAGCATTATTCAATGGATATGTTGAAAAATCAACAGATGAACGAACGAAGATGTCAGACTTAGCAGTTGAAACTTGGCGCTCAAATATTTTTGCAATGTTTTTTGGTGTTGGCGCTGGCGGATCAGGTGCTGCAATTTATAATTCTACACACAAAATTGCAAACACTTCAGAAATTGTTCAGAATGAATTTCTATCAATTTTGTTAGAACTTGGTATTTTTGGTTTTCTAATTTGGTCTCTCATTTTGTTTTCAATAATTAGATTAGCTAAAGATAAAAAATATATTTGGGCATTAGTTTTTGCATTTTTAATCCAGTGGTATTTCTTCTCAGGATTACCAAATGCACTACATATTTATTTGATTTTAGCTTTCATTTTTGCTATAATTGAAAGAGCTTATGAAAAAAAATCAGAGATCGATAGACGGATTTACGCCAAGGCGGAGGGCTGA
- the arcA gene encoding arginine deiminase, which yields MGEKPIQVNSEIGKLKTVILHRPGKELEGLTPEYLEQLLFDDIPYLEVAQAEHDAFAETLRSRGVEVLYLDQLAAESLYNDEIKWRFISDFVRASKQGERHVTHALMRYLGEFEPLDLVRKLMSGVKKDEIKTEEDEKTHLNYYFKSNYPFLLDPMPNLYFTRDPAAAVGNGLTINKMRYPARRRESLFMEYIMRYHPRFAAKTPGGEVPVWFDRYNKFNMEGGDELVLSRNVMAIGVSQRTTPEAIEKVASKLFEFSDFNKILAIQIPVSHAFMHLDTVFTMIDRDKFTVHPEILDKDGELNIYILEDSGIPGQPKITHRTNLKETLEEVLGLDHVTLIQCGDGDPIAAAREQWNDGSNTLAIAPGVVVTYDRNYVTNKALREAGVEVIEIQGAELGRGRGGPRCMSMPIWREEI from the coding sequence ATGGGTGAAAAACCGATTCAGGTGAATAGTGAAATCGGAAAACTCAAAACCGTAATTTTACATAGACCAGGAAAAGAACTTGAAGGGCTTACTCCAGAATATTTGGAACAATTGCTTTTTGACGATATTCCATATCTGGAAGTTGCGCAAGCAGAACATGACGCTTTTGCAGAAACTCTGCGCAGCCGGGGGGTTGAAGTTCTTTATCTTGATCAATTAGCCGCAGAATCACTTTATAATGATGAGATTAAATGGCGTTTTATTTCAGATTTTGTTCGAGCCTCAAAACAGGGAGAACGACACGTTACTCACGCTTTAATGCGTTATTTAGGTGAGTTTGAGCCACTCGATTTAGTTCGAAAACTTATGTCTGGAGTAAAAAAGGATGAAATTAAAACTGAAGAAGATGAGAAAACTCATTTGAATTATTATTTTAAGAGTAATTATCCATTCTTACTTGACCCAATGCCAAACCTTTATTTTACGCGCGATCCAGCCGCAGCAGTTGGAAATGGCTTGACAATCAATAAGATGCGTTATCCAGCACGTCGACGTGAGAGCTTGTTCATGGAATATATCATGCGCTATCACCCACGTTTTGCTGCCAAAACTCCCGGTGGAGAAGTGCCAGTTTGGTTTGACCGTTACAATAAATTTAATATGGAAGGTGGCGACGAACTCGTGCTTTCAAGGAACGTGATGGCAATTGGCGTTTCGCAACGAACAACTCCTGAAGCTATTGAAAAAGTTGCTTCGAAATTGTTTGAATTTTCAGACTTTAATAAAATCTTGGCAATTCAGATTCCAGTTTCGCATGCATTTATGCATCTCGATACTGTTTTCACAATGATTGATCGAGATAAGTTTACAGTTCACCCTGAAATTCTAGATAAAGATGGCGAATTGAACATTTATATTTTGGAAGATTCTGGTATCCCAGGACAGCCAAAAATTACGCACCGAACAAATCTAAAAGAAACCTTGGAAGAAGTTCTTGGTCTTGACCATGTAACTTTGATTCAATGTGGAGATGGTGATCCGATTGCTGCTGCTCGTGAGCAATGGAACGATGGCTCAAATACGCTAGCAATTGCACCAGGTGTTGTGGTTACTTATGATCGAAACTACGTAACAAACAAAGCTTTACGCGAAGCTGGTGTTGAAGTGATTGAAATTCAAGGTGCCGAACTTGGCCGCGGTCGAGGAGGTCCACGATGTATGTCAATGCCAATTTGGAGAGAGGAGATTTAA